A region of Syngnathoides biaculeatus isolate LvHL_M chromosome 20, ASM1980259v1, whole genome shotgun sequence DNA encodes the following proteins:
- the llph gene encoding protein LLP homolog codes for MAKSLRSKWKRKMRAEKRKKNAPKELARLKQALSLGKKGEDAVMSDIQEMATVVPVEKIKKEADVNMAGDGEDDGDMDLDSKRNKKTLLNEHGQYPVWMNQRQAKKLKTKRVAQKVGKGKINKKKKGIAW; via the exons ATGGCCAAAAGCTTGCGTAGTAAGTGGAAGAGGAAGATGCGAgcggaaaagaggaagaagaacgcCCCCAAAGAGCTGGCCCGCCTGAAACAAGCCCTCAGTCTGGGCAAGAAGGGTGAGGACGCCGTGATGAGCGACATCCAGGAGATGGCCACCGTGGTCCCGGTTGAGAAGATCAAGAAGGAGGCGGATGTGAACATGGCGGGAGACGGAGAGGACG ACGGTGACATGGACTTGGACAGCAAGCGCAACAAGAAGACGCTGCTGAACGAGCACGGACAGTATCCGGTGTGGATGAACCAGCGGCAGGCCAAAAAGCTGAAGACCAAGAGGGTGGCGCAGAAGGTCGgcaaaggaaaaataaacaagaaaaagaagggCATTGCCTGGTga
- the pex26 gene encoding peroxisome assembly protein 26: MNGAATDDDFTPVFNSPLSCTQTELLDLLEDATEQLMLLNDFHATFDSCGRGLEILAHAEAEDASGELKAGFCIVGIQALAELNQWPGVLGWVLQHYHHQEDIPAKIMQMCILLYSKVGEPAAMEEASRAWLRSPSNCRTDGYRTVAELYLLQVLVPLGHTDQARELLVGEAWRAAFTDEQRRTALDIIEEHERGENGPSADADCGLNTDNASTQDSLLHQLETLLRLSYRRLTSSFSGFFPFHKLFLAALIFYLLLVRLDPGLPSSFPWISKLHQLLRQMWNAAAAPHRPARKE, from the exons ATGAACGGTGCTGCGACGGACGACGATTTTACGCCCGTTTTCAACTCTCCGCTGTCTTGCACTCAAACCGAACTGCTCGACCTGTTGGAAGACGCCACGGAGCAACTGATGCTTTTGAACGACTTCCACGCCACCTTTGACTCCTGCGGCAGAGGCCTAGAGATCCTCGCCCACGCAGAGGCGGAGGACGCGAG TGGTGAGCTCAAGGCTGGCTTTTGCATCGTGGGGATTCAAGCTTTGGCCGAGCTCAATCAGTGGCCCGGTGTCCTCGGATGGGTCCTTCAGCATTATCACCATCAAGAGGATATACCAgctaaaataatgcaaatgtg CATTCTCCTTTACTCGAAAGTGGGCGAGCCGGCAGCGATGGAAGAGGCTTCCCGGGCGTGGCTGCGCAGCCCGTCGAATTGCCGAACGGACGGTTATCGAACGGTGGCTGAGCTGTATCTGCTGCAGGTCCTCGTGCCACTCGGACACACGGATCAGGCCAGAGAACTGTTGGTCGGCGAGGCGTGGCGCGCGGCGTTCACGGACGAACAACGACGGACGGCGCTGGATATCATCGAAGAACACGAGCGCGGGGAAAACGGGCCAAGTGCCGATGCGGATTGTGGATTGAATACCGATAATGCCTCGACGCAAG ATTCCCTTCTCCATCAATTGGAGACCCTGTTGAGGCTTTCCTACAGGAGGTTGACGTCTTCCTTTTCCGGATTCTTCCCGTTCCATAAACTCTTCTTGGCTGCTCTCATTTTCTACTTGCTTTTAGTTCGCCTGGATCCAG GGCTTCCGTCTTCCTTCCCGTGGATTTCCAAACTTCACCAGCTGCTCCGACAAATGTGGAACGCGGCGGCGGCTCCGCATCGCCCAGCTCGGAAAGAGTGA